The sequence AGGGCCGACGACCCGAGGGGCTGGCCGCGTCGCTGCGGTCGGTGCTCCGCCAGGAGGGCGTCGTGATCGACGCGGTCGTCGTCGGCAACGGCTGGGTGCCGGAAGGCCTCCCGGACGGCGTCCGCGGCGTGCACCTCCCCGAGAACCTCGGCATCCCCGCGGGTCGGAACGCCGGCGTGCCGCACGTCGGCGGCACGACGCTGTTCTTCCTCGACGACGACGAGACCGTCCCGAGCGCGACCTTCCTCGCCGACACCCTCGCGCTCATGCGGCGTCTCGGGGACGTCGCGCTCGTGCAGCCCCGCATCGTCGACCCGACGGGCGCCGCGACGCCGCGCCGCTGGATCCCGCGCATCCGCAAGGGCGATCCCGCGACGTCGAGCGCGGTCCTCTCCGTGCTCGAGGGCGCGGTCGTGGTCCGACGCGACGCCTTCGAGGCGGCCGGCGGCTGGGCGGGGGAGTTCTTCTACGCGCACGAGGGGATCGAGC is a genomic window of Clavibacter capsici containing:
- a CDS encoding glycosyltransferase family 2 protein; protein product: MTGDLPRVGVVVLSQGRRPEGLAASLRSVLRQEGVVIDAVVVGNGWVPEGLPDGVRGVHLPENLGIPAGRNAGVPHVGGTTLFFLDDDETVPSATFLADTLALMRRLGDVALVQPRIVDPTGAATPRRWIPRIRKGDPATSSAVLSVLEGAVVVRRDAFEAAGGWAGEFFYAHEGIELAWRIWDQGLHAWYAGDLVAHHPAVAPTRHAEYHRLNARNRVWLARRNLPLVLVPLYVGSWTAVQLLRSARDRDGLGTWLRGWREGWATSPGERRPMSWRTVLRMTRAGRPPVI